A window of Microbacterium luteolum contains these coding sequences:
- a CDS encoding Lrp/AsnC family transcriptional regulator translates to MSSKDAEQSKHSGRSAAPLDETAYRILDVLRDNGRVSIAALADKVGISRANAYTRVESLVHDGVITGFSARVDQAKAGLSIGALVFVTVLPQAWASFRDRVLEMPDVEWCAITTGEHDAMLLIRAVDVSGVHEFSTGVIAQLPEVRTVVSVVVLDEVIRRPYLLPADLPERSGVSAPLGMTRWTPASPGRDTLPPR, encoded by the coding sequence ATGTCCAGCAAGGATGCGGAACAGTCGAAGCATTCTGGACGAAGTGCCGCCCCATTGGACGAGACCGCGTACAGAATCCTCGATGTGCTCCGTGATAACGGTCGCGTCTCGATCGCCGCACTCGCCGACAAGGTGGGCATCTCGAGGGCGAATGCCTACACACGGGTCGAGTCGCTCGTGCACGACGGGGTCATCACGGGCTTCAGCGCCAGAGTCGATCAGGCCAAGGCCGGGCTCTCGATCGGCGCCCTCGTGTTCGTCACGGTGCTCCCGCAGGCCTGGGCATCGTTCCGCGACCGCGTGCTCGAGATGCCCGACGTGGAGTGGTGCGCCATCACGACAGGCGAGCACGACGCGATGCTGCTGATCCGGGCCGTCGACGTCAGCGGTGTGCACGAGTTCTCCACCGGGGTGATCGCGCAGCTGCCCGAGGTGCGGACGGTCGTCAGCGTCGTCGTGCTCGACGAGGTGATCCGGCGCCCGTATCTGCTGCCCGCCGACCTGCCGGAGCGCAGCGGGGTCAGCGCGCCGCTCGGCATGACGCGATGGACCCCGGCCTCACCCGGCCGCGACACCCTCCCGCCGCGCTGA
- a CDS encoding DUF779 domain-containing protein → MVKIGTYQRVDVTDAAASLVRDLTVQHGPLMFHQSGGCCDGSSPMCYPVGMFLTGPGDVLLGALDVGLEAPVEVFMSESQFEYWKYTHLTIDVVPGRGAGFSVEGPTGMRFLIRSRMLNDAELEYFGLRSDT, encoded by the coding sequence ATGGTGAAGATCGGCACGTACCAGCGGGTGGACGTGACGGATGCCGCGGCATCCCTCGTTCGAGACCTCACCGTGCAGCACGGCCCGCTGATGTTCCACCAGTCCGGCGGATGCTGCGACGGCTCATCGCCCATGTGCTATCCCGTCGGCATGTTCCTCACGGGACCGGGCGACGTCCTCCTCGGTGCCCTCGACGTGGGGCTCGAGGCACCGGTCGAGGTCTTCATGTCGGAGTCGCAGTTCGAGTACTGGAAGTACACGCACCTGACCATCGACGTCGTCCCCGGACGGGGAGCCGGCTTCAGCGTCGAGGGGCCGACGGGCATGCGCTTCCTCATCCGATCGCGGATGCTGAACGACGCGGAGCTGGAGTACTTCGGCCTTCGCAGCGACACGTGA
- a CDS encoding GNAT family N-acetyltransferase: protein MAKAERGLAPAYPIRTERLLLRPIAPRDAPAMHVYKSDPDAVRYVPYAPLSLAEVEERIETTWSRTRFDEPGGGICLAVEDRETGALLGDVVLFWHSERDRAGEVGYIFDPAFAGRGYATEAVGALLELGFDGLGLHRIAARIDDRNTSSARVVERLGFRREARLVESEWFKDEWTTMLVYALLEDEWRGRTGAASA from the coding sequence ATGGCGAAGGCAGAACGGGGACTCGCGCCCGCGTATCCGATTCGCACCGAGCGGCTGCTGCTGCGACCGATCGCGCCCCGCGATGCCCCGGCCATGCACGTGTACAAGTCGGATCCGGATGCCGTGCGCTACGTGCCGTACGCACCACTGTCGCTCGCCGAGGTCGAAGAGCGCATCGAAACCACCTGGTCGCGCACACGTTTCGACGAACCGGGTGGCGGTATCTGCCTGGCCGTCGAGGACCGGGAGACCGGGGCCCTGCTCGGCGACGTCGTGCTGTTCTGGCACAGCGAGAGGGATCGCGCGGGAGAGGTCGGCTACATCTTCGACCCGGCGTTCGCCGGACGCGGATACGCCACCGAAGCGGTCGGCGCGCTGCTCGAGCTGGGGTTCGACGGACTGGGGCTGCACCGTATCGCGGCGCGGATCGACGACCGGAACACGTCATCGGCCCGCGTCGTCGAGCGCCTCGGGTTCCGACGCGAGGCCCGGCTCGTCGAGAGCGAGTGGTTCAAGGACGAATGGACCACGATGCTGGTGTACGCGCTGCTCGAGGACGAGTGGCGGGGGAGGACCGGCGCGGCCTCGGCCTGA